A window of the Parabacteroides merdae ATCC 43184 genome harbors these coding sequences:
- the hisC gene encoding histidinol-phosphate transaminase has translation MKDLKDLVRPNVWNMKPYSSARDEFQGNASVFLDANENPFNRPYNRYPDPLQWELKKKIAEIKGVKRESIFLGNGSDEPIDLIIRAFCEPSIDSIVSIAPSYGMYEVAANVNNVEFRKIKLDEKFDLDTDSLLEAANDWVKVIFLCSPNNPTGNNLSRDRLYKVLNTFQGIVVIDEAYVDFSIEPSFLGELEKFPNLIVLQTMSKAWGAAGIRLGMAFASPEIIAILNKIKYPYNVNLLTQERALYMLENKEQMEKQLRSILSERIRLQAALPELNCVRKIYPTDANFILVEVTNADTIYKNLVRQGIIVRNRTNVTMCNGCLRITVGKPDENDALLEALKKM, from the coding sequence ATGAAAGACTTAAAAGATTTAGTCAGACCCAATGTCTGGAACATGAAACCCTACTCGTCTGCCAGAGATGAGTTTCAAGGTAATGCCTCCGTTTTCCTGGATGCAAACGAAAACCCGTTTAACAGACCGTACAACCGCTATCCCGATCCTTTGCAATGGGAACTGAAGAAGAAGATTGCGGAGATCAAAGGGGTGAAACGCGAGTCTATCTTTCTGGGGAACGGAAGTGACGAACCGATCGATCTGATTATCCGTGCGTTTTGCGAACCGTCTATCGACAGCATCGTAAGCATCGCGCCTTCCTACGGCATGTATGAAGTCGCGGCCAATGTCAATAACGTAGAGTTCCGGAAGATCAAGCTGGACGAAAAGTTCGACCTGGATACCGACAGTCTTCTGGAAGCGGCAAACGACTGGGTGAAGGTGATATTCCTGTGTTCTCCCAACAACCCGACGGGAAATAATCTGAGCCGTGACCGCCTTTACAAAGTATTGAATACATTCCAAGGGATCGTTGTGATTGACGAGGCTTATGTCGATTTCTCCATCGAGCCTTCTTTCTTAGGCGAGTTGGAGAAATTCCCGAATCTGATCGTCCTGCAAACCATGTCCAAAGCGTGGGGGGCTGCCGGAATCCGGTTGGGAATGGCTTTTGCTTCTCCCGAAATCATTGCGATCCTCAATAAGATCAAATATCCGTACAATGTAAATCTGCTGACTCAGGAACGTGCCTTGTATATGCTTGAAAACAAGGAACAGATGGAAAAACAGCTTCGTTCGATCCTTTCCGAGCGGATTCGTCTGCAAGCTGCATTGCCGGAGTTGAACTGCGTGCGCAAGATTTATCCTACGGATGCAAATTTTATCCTGGTCGAAGTGACGAATGCCGATACGATCTATAAAAATCTGGTCAGACAGGGTATTATCGTCCGTAACCGGACAAATGTGACCATGTGTAACGGCTGCCTTCGCATCACGGTCGGCAAGCCGGATGAAAACGATGCTTTGCTCGAAGCGCTTAAAAAAATGTAA
- a CDS encoding glycoside hydrolase family 43 protein — MRQMKQFVILLSAVLAFSSCVHKVQKEQQEKSIVHTNPLPVKFGDPYVLLASDGIYYMYGTGGGAVDGFSVYSSPDLANWKAEGQVFRGNVPGSWGVANFWAPEVYERGGKFYMLYSADWKENPTNELENFRIGVAVADKPTGPFKELSDKPLFDPGYPVIDGNLIDDEDGRTYLYFSRCCYKHPVESEIAEKAKKEGKFDEIEESWIYGIEVKPDLTEVIGEPVLLLRPPVKLDDTQSEWESRSVTSGEINRRWTEGPYTMKKGDTYYMMYSANYYKGKNYAVGYATAKSPLGPFVKSNDNPVLQKNVEQGGIVTGTGHNSVTWSKDGKQMYCVYHGYTQKTGSERVVFIDKMGIDENGKLYVDGPNAE; from the coding sequence ATGAGACAAATGAAACAATTTGTAATACTGCTTTCAGCTGTATTAGCTTTTTCTTCCTGCGTACACAAAGTGCAGAAGGAACAACAGGAAAAGAGTATCGTGCATACCAATCCCCTTCCCGTAAAGTTTGGTGATCCTTATGTACTGCTGGCTTCGGACGGCATATACTACATGTATGGAACAGGCGGAGGTGCTGTCGACGGCTTCAGTGTGTATTCCTCTCCCGACTTGGCCAACTGGAAAGCCGAAGGACAGGTATTTCGGGGCAATGTTCCGGGATCATGGGGAGTCGCCAACTTCTGGGCGCCGGAGGTGTATGAACGGGGTGGCAAGTTCTATATGCTGTACAGTGCCGACTGGAAAGAAAATCCGACTAACGAATTGGAAAATTTCCGTATCGGAGTGGCTGTTGCCGACAAGCCGACAGGACCTTTCAAGGAATTATCCGACAAACCTTTGTTTGATCCGGGCTATCCGGTTATCGACGGGAACTTGATCGATGACGAGGATGGACGGACCTACCTATATTTTTCCCGTTGTTGCTACAAACATCCGGTGGAAAGCGAAATTGCCGAAAAGGCTAAAAAAGAAGGGAAGTTCGACGAGATAGAGGAAAGCTGGATATATGGCATCGAGGTAAAGCCGGATTTGACAGAAGTGATCGGTGAACCGGTCCTGCTGCTCCGTCCGCCAGTAAAACTGGACGACACGCAATCCGAATGGGAAAGCCGCTCCGTTACTTCCGGTGAGATCAACCGCCGTTGGACGGAAGGTCCTTATACGATGAAAAAAGGCGATACCTACTATATGATGTATTCGGCCAACTATTATAAAGGAAAGAATTATGCTGTCGGCTATGCAACGGCAAAAAGTCCGCTCGGCCCGTTTGTCAAATCGAACGATAATCCTGTGCTACAAAAGAACGTGGAGCAGGGAGGCATCGTTACCGGTACGGGGCATAACAGCGTGACCTGGTCGAAAGACGGCAAGCAGATGTATTGTGTTTATCACGGTTACACTCAGAAAACAGGAAGCGAGCGAGTTGTCTTTATCGACAAGATGGGAATCGATGAGAACGGCAAGCTCTATGTGGACGGACCGAACGCGGAGTAA
- the hisB gene encoding bifunctional histidinol-phosphatase/imidazoleglycerol-phosphate dehydratase HisB, which produces MKRALFIDRDGTLVIEPPVDYQLDSLEKLVFYPKVFRNLYFIRKQLDFEFVMVTNQDGLGTDSFPEDTFWPAHDKMLKTLEGEGIRFDDILIDRSFPEENSPNRKPRTGMLGRYLSGEYDLANSYVIGDRLTDMQLAANLGAKGIWLRPDDVEARQLLTENTAISPVLITDDWDRITEYLFAGERRGTIRRTTKETDIFVEVNLDGHGRTEISTGLGFFDHMLDQIGKHSGIDLTVRVKGDLEVDEHHTIEDTAIALGEALLKALGDKRGIERYGYCLPMDDCLCSVALDFGGRPWLVWDAAFHREKVGDMPTEMFLHFFKSLSDAARMNLNIKAEGTNEHHKIEGIFKALARSIKMAIRRDIYRYELPSTKGAL; this is translated from the coding sequence ATGAAAAGAGCCTTATTTATAGACCGGGACGGAACGCTTGTGATAGAGCCGCCGGTGGACTATCAGTTGGACAGCTTGGAGAAGTTAGTGTTTTATCCGAAGGTATTCCGTAACCTGTACTTTATCCGTAAACAGTTGGATTTCGAGTTTGTGATGGTGACGAACCAGGACGGTTTGGGTACGGATTCCTTTCCGGAAGACACTTTCTGGCCGGCACACGACAAGATGTTGAAGACCTTGGAAGGCGAGGGGATCCGTTTCGACGATATCCTGATCGACCGTTCTTTTCCGGAAGAAAACTCTCCGAACCGGAAACCCCGTACAGGTATGTTAGGCCGCTATCTGTCCGGCGAATATGACCTGGCAAACAGTTACGTGATAGGTGACCGGCTGACGGATATGCAGCTGGCAGCCAATTTAGGGGCAAAAGGGATATGGCTTCGTCCGGATGACGTCGAGGCGCGACAGTTGCTCACGGAGAATACGGCTATTTCTCCCGTCCTGATTACAGACGATTGGGACCGGATCACGGAATATCTTTTTGCCGGAGAACGCCGGGGCACTATCCGACGTACGACAAAGGAAACGGATATTTTTGTAGAAGTGAATCTGGACGGACATGGGCGGACGGAGATTTCCACCGGTCTCGGCTTCTTCGACCATATGCTCGACCAGATCGGAAAACATTCGGGTATCGATTTGACGGTACGGGTGAAAGGAGATCTGGAAGTAGACGAACATCATACGATAGAGGATACGGCTATTGCGCTTGGAGAAGCTTTGTTAAAGGCTTTAGGCGATAAGAGGGGGATCGAACGCTACGGTTACTGCCTGCCGATGGACGATTGTCTGTGCAGTGTGGCGCTTGATTTCGGAGGACGTCCCTGGTTAGTCTGGGATGCAGCCTTTCACCGTGAGAAAGTAGGGGATATGCCGACCGAAATGTTCTTGCATTTCTTTAAAAGCCTGAGCGATGCCGCCCGCATGAACCTGAACATTAAAGCGGAAGGCACAAACGAGCACCATAAGATCGAAGGAATCTTCAAGGCTTTGGCCCGCTCCATCAAGATGGCTATCCGCCGCGACATCTACAGGTATGAACTGCCGAGTACAAAGGGGGCTTTGTAA
- the hisD gene encoding histidinol dehydrogenase: MEVIKYPSREEWASLALRPALDVTTLFDTVRTVLDEVRKGGDAAVIRYEEKFDKIDPATFKRLQVSEQELAEAKELVPEELKQAIRQAKNNIEIFHASQRFTGKKVETTPGVTCWQKAVAIEKVGLYIPGGTAPLFSTVLMLAVPARIAGCKEIVLCTPPGKDGKVHPAILFAAETAGVSKIFKAGGIQAIAAMAYGTESVPKVYKIFGPGNQYVTAAKQLVSLKEVAIDMPAGPSEVEVIADESANPAFIAADFLSQAEHGVDSQAMLVTASESIVEPIMQAIREQLDRLPRKEITEKSLSHSRLIVLKDKQEVIDFTNLYAPEHLIIQTTDYADIAGQVENAGSVFMGSYTPESAGDYASGTNHTLPTNGYAKAYSGVNLDSFIKKITFQEITADGIRLLGGTIRTMAANEQLDAHKNAVTIRLNTL; this comes from the coding sequence GTGGAAGTAATCAAATATCCGTCAAGAGAAGAATGGGCCTCATTGGCCCTGCGTCCGGCGCTGGATGTCACGACACTGTTCGATACGGTCCGCACGGTGCTGGATGAAGTCCGGAAGGGAGGAGATGCCGCCGTTATCCGGTATGAGGAGAAGTTCGACAAGATAGATCCCGCTACCTTCAAAAGGTTGCAGGTTTCAGAACAGGAATTAGCGGAAGCGAAGGAGCTCGTACCTGAAGAGCTGAAGCAAGCTATCCGTCAAGCAAAGAACAATATAGAGATATTTCACGCCTCACAGCGTTTTACGGGAAAGAAGGTGGAGACGACACCGGGTGTCACCTGCTGGCAGAAAGCGGTAGCGATAGAAAAAGTCGGTTTATACATTCCCGGCGGAACGGCTCCTCTTTTCTCTACCGTCCTGATGTTGGCTGTCCCGGCACGTATTGCCGGCTGTAAGGAAATCGTGCTTTGTACGCCTCCGGGCAAGGATGGAAAGGTACACCCCGCCATCCTGTTTGCCGCGGAAACGGCAGGCGTCAGCAAGATATTCAAGGCAGGAGGTATCCAGGCCATAGCGGCGATGGCCTACGGAACGGAATCGGTTCCGAAGGTCTATAAGATATTCGGTCCCGGTAACCAGTATGTGACGGCGGCCAAACAGTTGGTCAGCCTGAAAGAGGTGGCCATCGACATGCCTGCCGGTCCTTCCGAAGTGGAAGTGATTGCAGACGAATCGGCCAATCCCGCCTTTATTGCCGCAGATTTCCTTTCCCAGGCGGAACATGGAGTGGACAGCCAAGCCATGCTGGTGACGGCATCCGAAAGCATCGTCGAACCGATCATGCAAGCGATCCGGGAACAGCTGGACCGGCTGCCCCGTAAGGAGATCACGGAAAAATCGTTGAGCCACAGCCGTCTTATCGTGCTGAAGGATAAACAGGAAGTGATCGACTTCACCAACCTGTACGCTCCGGAGCATCTGATTATCCAGACGACCGATTATGCAGATATTGCCGGGCAGGTCGAAAATGCAGGCAGTGTCTTCATGGGATCCTATACGCCGGAAAGCGCTGGCGACTACGCTTCCGGTACGAACCATACGTTGCCGACCAACGGATATGCAAAAGCCTACAGTGGCGTGAACCTGGACAGCTTCATCAAGAAGATCACGTTCCAGGAGATCACGGCCGACGGCATCCGGCTGTTGGGCGGGACGATCCGGACAATGGCGGCCAACGAGCAGCTGGATGCGCACAAGAATGCAGTAACAATCAGATTGAACACATTATGA
- a CDS encoding DUF6261 family protein gives MGTYTKIKVIMLYTLNNAEYLAYMNSVLALLPPPSGGEEDRPDELSLDKEVQASGAPDIGLSKEFVNAMEKDVLALADVVDESRISQETEKAELHEKNRDNLVVYITTRISRAGTLPLEAERDAGKYLYKVIKPYIGIARLPVAQESAKIQGLLIDLRKDENISYVETLGLAAYLDELEKENNAYISLTSQRTQNRAANKKESGAVLRERIDGYYEDLVMLAQSYSVAVPLEAATAFVNNLNQLITETTTANNQRKKRSGSNGNGADDSERPGELSV, from the coding sequence ATGGGAACATACACGAAAATCAAAGTAATCATGCTTTACACACTCAATAACGCCGAGTACCTGGCCTATATGAACTCCGTACTCGCTTTGCTCCCTCCCCCATCGGGCGGCGAGGAAGACCGTCCGGATGAACTCTCTTTGGACAAAGAAGTGCAAGCATCAGGAGCTCCGGACATCGGTCTGTCAAAAGAGTTTGTCAATGCAATGGAAAAGGACGTGCTTGCCCTGGCAGACGTTGTGGATGAAAGCCGTATCTCGCAGGAAACGGAAAAAGCCGAATTACACGAAAAGAATCGGGATAATTTAGTTGTTTACATCACGACACGTATCTCCCGTGCCGGGACATTGCCACTTGAGGCTGAAAGAGATGCAGGAAAATATTTATACAAGGTCATCAAGCCTTATATCGGTATCGCCCGTCTCCCGGTAGCACAGGAAAGTGCCAAGATACAAGGGCTTTTGATCGATTTGAGAAAGGACGAAAACATCTCCTACGTGGAGACGCTCGGACTGGCGGCTTATTTGGACGAACTCGAAAAGGAGAACAACGCCTATATCAGCCTGACGAGCCAACGGACACAGAACCGGGCAGCCAACAAGAAGGAAAGCGGTGCGGTTCTGCGCGAGCGGATCGACGGATATTATGAAGATCTGGTCATGCTGGCACAATCCTACAGCGTTGCCGTACCTTTGGAGGCGGCAACGGCATTTGTCAACAACCTGAATCAGCTGATCACCGAAACGACCACCGCCAACAACCAGCGAAAGAAAAGATCAGGGTCAAACGGCAACGGGGCTGACGATTCCGAACGTCCCGGAGAACTGTCTGTTTAA
- a CDS encoding lipocalin-like domain-containing protein, protein MVRNILIAFCVILFVSCSKDTESKLFGKWQLQKVEASGNVQNVDTVYFNFEHSLFMYQVYVTEIDSFRHQYGYNTLEGEKTLLLELENDPRPISKFLPYTDWNSSKQTYTIDKLESKQLILSREGKTYTFRKF, encoded by the coding sequence ATGGTTAGAAATATATTGATAGCATTTTGTGTGATCCTGTTCGTCTCGTGCAGCAAGGACACGGAATCCAAGTTGTTCGGTAAATGGCAATTACAGAAGGTAGAAGCAAGCGGTAACGTGCAGAATGTCGATACGGTTTATTTTAATTTTGAACATTCTTTGTTTATGTACCAGGTGTACGTTACGGAAATCGACTCTTTCCGCCATCAATATGGCTACAACACGTTGGAAGGTGAAAAAACATTGCTGCTGGAATTAGAGAATGATCCGAGGCCGATCAGTAAATTCCTGCCTTATACCGACTGGAATTCTTCCAAACAAACCTATACAATCGATAAACTGGAATCCAAGCAACTGATCTTAAGCCGTGAGGGGAAAACATATACGTTCCGGAAGTTCTAA
- the ybaK gene encoding Cys-tRNA(Pro) deacylase: protein MKINKTNVARLLDKAKVAYQLVPYEVDENDLSATHVADQLGENVAQVFKTLVLHGDKSGYFVCVIPGADEVDLKKAAKVSGNKSCEMIPVKELLPLTGYIRGGCSPIGMKKHFPTYIHHTAGQFDHIYVSAGQRGLQIRIAPGDLIREARAEVADVIREI from the coding sequence ATGAAAATTAACAAAACAAACGTAGCACGCCTGCTGGACAAAGCCAAAGTGGCTTACCAGCTGGTTCCTTATGAAGTAGATGAAAACGATCTGAGCGCGACGCACGTCGCCGACCAGTTAGGCGAGAATGTCGCGCAGGTATTCAAGACGCTTGTCCTCCACGGCGACAAAAGCGGCTACTTCGTCTGTGTCATTCCCGGCGCCGACGAGGTTGATCTGAAAAAGGCCGCTAAAGTCTCCGGCAACAAAAGTTGTGAAATGATCCCGGTCAAAGAACTCCTCCCCCTCACCGGCTACATCCGTGGCGGCTGCTCCCCCATCGGCATGAAAAAGCATTTCCCGACCTATATCCACCACACCGCCGGACAGTTCGATCACATTTATGTCAGCGCCGGACAACGGGGTTTGCAGATACGGATCGCTCCGGGAGATTTGATTCGGGAGGCACGGGCAGAGGTGGCGGATGTCATACGTGAAATATGA
- the hisG gene encoding ATP phosphoribosyltransferase encodes MLRIAVQSKGRLYDETMLLLEEAGIKLNRGKRILLLSAKGFPVEVLFLRDDDIPQSVANGVADIGIVGENEYVEKGQEAKLIKRLGFSKCRLSLAIPKDEDYQGVEWFAGKTIATSYPEILKAYLAEKGVKADLHVISGSVEIAPGIGLADAIFDIVSSGSTLVSNQLKEVEVIMQSEALLIANNNLSDEKQAILNELLFRFEAIQVAEGKKYVLLNAPKDKMDEIIEVLPGMKSPTITPLADGNWVSVQSVIAEKHFWEIIGKLKSLGAEGILVLPIEKMIL; translated from the coding sequence ATGTTACGAATCGCAGTACAATCAAAAGGTCGTCTTTACGATGAAACAATGCTTCTCTTAGAAGAAGCCGGTATTAAACTAAACAGGGGAAAACGTATTTTGCTGTTGTCGGCAAAAGGTTTTCCGGTAGAAGTCTTATTCTTGCGCGATGACGATATTCCACAATCTGTAGCCAATGGAGTTGCCGACATAGGTATCGTTGGCGAAAACGAATATGTAGAAAAAGGACAGGAGGCCAAGCTGATCAAACGTTTAGGATTCAGCAAATGCCGTCTTTCACTCGCCATTCCGAAAGATGAAGATTATCAGGGGGTGGAATGGTTCGCCGGAAAAACGATCGCAACTTCCTATCCGGAAATACTGAAGGCTTATCTGGCTGAAAAGGGAGTGAAAGCAGACCTTCACGTAATTAGCGGGTCTGTGGAAATTGCGCCGGGCATCGGCCTCGCGGATGCGATTTTCGATATCGTCAGCTCCGGCAGCACGCTGGTGAGCAATCAGCTCAAAGAAGTGGAAGTCATCATGCAAAGCGAAGCCTTGTTGATTGCTAACAATAACCTGTCGGATGAAAAACAGGCTATCCTGAACGAACTGTTGTTCCGTTTTGAAGCGATCCAGGTAGCGGAAGGCAAGAAATATGTATTGTTGAACGCTCCGAAAGACAAGATGGACGAGATCATAGAAGTGCTGCCGGGCATGAAGAGCCCGACCATCACGCCGCTTGCCGACGGGAACTGGGTGTCTGTCCAATCCGTCATAGCGGAGAAACATTTCTGGGAAATCATCGGTAAACTGAAATCATTGGGAGCAGAAGGCATACTGGTGCTACCGATCGAGAAAATGATTTTGTAA